The following is a genomic window from Lampris incognitus isolate fLamInc1 unplaced genomic scaffold, fLamInc1.hap2 scaffold_217, whole genome shotgun sequence.
aaattaaaaaaaaaagattaaaaccccatggcttaaaaatatacaatacaaagagtgataattgaccatgattatagctgtaggtgtcctgtcaacagttttacaggcgtctcttttacaatggtggtctaatGGGAAAATGCTtattgggccgcaggggatttttcgctgcaataccgcgagtgaccactggaaaaaaattggcagcaaggctgagcggcggcgccgtatccagttctaaTATAACATATCCatgaacagaatagaccactataccCGGACGTCCCGACAATAGGTGTTTGTGGGAAgggattacaaataaccatcaggcatTGCGACTGTCTGTCGGACaaacttgagagctaaaaaattccatgggtgtgtaagaacaaatttgtaaatATGAACGATTGCTGAATGAGGCCCACTGTCTTTTTCCAAGTATTTGCATTACCATCATCTCAGACCTCCGGATCACACTCTTCAGAAAAGTGTATGGAGATAAAAgcctgtcttgtgtgtgtgtgtgtgtgtgtttgtgtgtgtgtatactgaaaCTCTGTATTGTACAGGGATTGTATGGGCTGCGTCAGTGATGGTGGGATCTCCAATGCTGTTTGTTCAACAACTCGAAGTAAGTAATGCTCCACGTCATAACATACCGACATATCAAGAGATGCATCAGGAAATACTGTTTTCATTTCCTTTTATTCAGCTTCTACTCAGTCGTCATTGCATTCTTTTAAGCAGACATCCAAAGTTAAATCTCACGGTAAAGCAAAACTCAAAGTCTCAAAGGTAACAAGCATGAATGGTAATGCTTTACATcaagtgcatgtaataagtgttagttaatagttAATAATGCCCTTAgaagtccttataaaatgcttatcaACATTATGTCTTAATAAGACTGTTAATAATAGCATCTTCTGCCATCAGTGActagttctctgagcctgaccaactccatCTGCCACTGCCAGATAACAGTGCCTCACTCGcctaggtagcgattgtacagaaaacagcttgtgttctatcataacaggtgtctgaaattctgatttgaccagaaatgtaaagcgctttgagtcaCTGTTACAgctagaaaggcgctatataaaatgcaactcgattgattgattggttgattgattgacctCAGTCTCCCTCCAGACCGggaaggaagtctccaagctggactctcgtcccactacctgtctgctggacccgataccatccaacctcctacagaccatttacCCCGCATTTAACCCTGCAgttacacacatcatcaactcctcgcttacaaccggtgtgttccccaccacatttaagcaagctcggatCACCCTgatgctcaaaaaacctacactcaacccagcccaggttgaaaactactgaccggtttcactcctaccctttctatcaaaaatacttgagcgcatggtctttaaccaagtctctgaattactttctgagaacaatctgtacaatccaaatcagtctggctttaagcggggtcaccCTACCGAaactgcactcctgtcggtaatagaatcactgcatttggctagagcttcagtcctcagctttattgatGCTaggtctgtcagctgcctttgacatggttaaccaccaaatcctcctctccacactcactgagcttggtatctcaatatctgccctccgctggttcaagTCCAACTTctcggggagatcttttagagtatcttggaggggaaaaGTGTCCAAACTGCATGGCTTAttcacaggggtacctcaagagTCAGTGCTCGGTCTCCTCCTCTTCTCAACATATacctcctcacttggtgcaatcatccgctctcataccattgctatgatgacgatacccagctcatcctatcattcccgccagatgacctcactgtctcggcatggatatcgtcatgccttgctgatatctctgcatggatgaaagaacaccaccttcagcttaacctatccaagaccaagctccttgtcatcccagcgtGTCCATCttcacaacaacagatcaatatccagatTAGATCAACCAAACTGATGCCCACAGAGtgtgcccgaaacctgggtgtcatgattgatgaccaactaaactttaaggttcacgtggcctcgattgctcggtcatgccaatttgccctgtacaacatcagcaaAATTAGACCCTATACCTGTCTGATAATGCAGCACAActtctggtacaggctcttgttatatcacgcacTGACTGACTACTGCAACTTACTGGCAGTTCTCCCTGCGTGCACTTTCAAacttctgcaaatgatccagaatgcggcgGCATGTCtgatcttcaaccaacccaaaacagcgcatgtcactctgctgttcatatccctccactagctcccagttgctgcctgcatcaaattcaaaaccttaatgcttgcttacaaaaaagcaactaaaacagctcctgcctacctgaactccctcattcaggtctacactcagtccaactcactaagctctgccaatgaaaggcacctagCACTTCCgtcacaatggggccctaagtcactagccagactcttctcttctgtagttccccggtggtcgAATGACTTACCAAACTACTTTCGATCCgccgagtccctctccatcttttagaagaagctaaagaccaaaCTTGTTCTTTAGAAGACCTCCTCACCTGatggtatttttaaaaaaattgctTCAATGCatctttgcctttgtgcactgcctattaacacctatgtcctatgggacttgaacctagtttttttttttggcacttacttgcattgttgcctcctgactagatccgtgcttgtgttgtattaactctcagatgtgcgtcgctttggataaacatGTCTGCTATAGGTGGCGCTTGTGAAAcatgcaaaacctactttttcacACTTGTCTTAGGTTGTAAGACCGATCTGTATAACACTTTGCTCATAACATCGAAGGACCTTCATTAATTAAAAATTATTAAAAGAATATTCATAGCCCACAAAATGCAGAAGTTATGAATTAGAAGGACATTATTACCTaataactaacacttattacatgcaaTTAATGTAAAGCCTTACCGGATGAAGTAATCCCAGCACCGTAGCCTGCACTAGCGCAGAggaataattcaatattattgtttatcatctttcaatggtaATGTTTCAAGATGACATTCAGACATTGCCATATCGTGATGCAAAAGTTTGTCATCTAAATTAATAATAACGAGAATCTGTAACCTAAAATTCTCAAAAAATGAAGTGAGAAATATCTGAGGAAGTATcttttgaaaactagttttggtttgctaTAATTCTTTACGTTATCAAAATATTCAGTGTGATGAAACTGTTGGATAATTAAAAATTCAATCTGCAATTGATACACACAGGGGCTGTCTGCCCTACTTTTGCCATTGTTTTTAATCACACTTGGTAAATGTGTTTGGCTTTATTAGTTGCGAATGAGAAAACCAGCTGACGCTGCATCGCTTTCAGttccttttgaggctttcagttgtctccatttctaAAACAAATCCACGATGGTGACCAATGGTGAGATACAACATGTTTCTTGTTGTCAATGTCGCAGTCCTCCACATAGCTATGGCGGGGCATGCCAGtacagattgtacctttaaatatggtatttttgcatgtaTGGTCAGACAATATGATATATACTGATATCTTGTAAAATTCTGTATAATTATTGTGATTATTGTGATGATTATTGCGAAGTAGTAGCAATTGAAAAGGTAGGTGCACCGTTATTTACAGAGAGGGAGAACAAAAGATGTCCTTCTATCCTAAACTATATTGATAATTAGCTGCACATTGGCATGTAACCAGTTATACATAGAAAATGGTAATGGTTAATGTCCATTTTCATTCAGTGTGGGTCATAAGCTATTGACAGTGTGCTAAGAATTATGGTCTAtacgtcatatatatatataatccagtgaatcaagtaaattctttatgagacagtacaagcctgtttcatgccacaagcaatcatcagctttcaATAAATAGCTGTcaatttattgacagctgatgactgcttgtggcatgaaacaggcttgtactgtctcataaagcttttacttgactcactggattattttactcatttgttgagcactttccctgccattgtttcttttaacaaagtttatatatatatagcaacccccccccccgaaaccatctatggtgttgatagaagtgctcaactaatgaggagtggaatatcaatacagatgcagggaaaaaaagttttcatacatagcagtacaagcctgtttcgtgcgtcacgcactcatcagcttatTAGCAtgtgatgagtgcgcgacgcacgaaacaggctagTACTGCTATGTATGaaaacttttttccctgtatctgtattgagataatatatatatatagtatatctaaACCCATTTGTAGGCTAGGAGTGATTGGATCCTATGACCACATCTAGCCATTACAAATTAATGTGGTATCAGAAACGAGTTGATTTACCCAATACAGCATGTTGAATTTGACTGGTTGTTAAAGAACAACTAAAAACCAGACCATTTTAGGGAACtggctgacatctacaggttgaaaaccatgtaaaggttcaaaacatggcaggctggtcttggtactctgtgacgtTAGCATAATAAGCACAGCTGCAGCTAAAAACATCAATAATAGCTCTGTCGCATGTAGGTGTgctaaagaaccagcattgattGTACTactgacaattgttagtgctggctcacCTAAATTAAATAGAGACATTATTAATGTTAGTAGCTgccgctgtgtttatcctgctatgctaacatcacagagtaccaagaccagcctgccatgattttaatattcacatggtttttaacctgttgaTGTCAGCAAACGTGCTATGCTCTAGTGTTAAGAGAAGGGTTTCTTTTTGGGCACAACACTATTGCCCCGTAGTGATTGTTTTCAATTTGCTAGTTCATGCCTCTTGGAAGCGTTAATCACGTATCCACATGGTggcatggtgacccagtggttagcactgttacctcacagcaagaagggcctaggttcaaaccccaggctgtcccaggtcctttctgtgtggagtttgcatgttcttcacgtgtctgcgtgggtttcctccgggtgctccagtttcctcccaccatcaaaaagacatgtatattagggttaatactcctgtctgtgcccctgaccaaggcaatggaaagaagaactgaaattggtccctgggcgctgcagctgcagctgcccactgctcttatacaataggatgggttaaatgcagagaacaaattcattgtaagaatacaattcagtgtaagaaaataaagtggcttttcttTCACATTATACAccgatcaaccaaaacattaaaactacctgCGCGGGCGTCcaagtagtgtagtggtctattccgttgcctaccagcacggggatcctggttcgaatccccgtgttacctccggcttggtcgggcatccctacagacacaattggctgtgtctgcaggtgggaagccggatgtgggtatgtgtcctggtcgctgcactagcacctcctttggtcagtcggggcacctgtttgggaggggaaactggggggaatatcgtgatcctcccatgcgctatcaGGTGAAcaggagcagctggcgactccacatgtatcagaggaggcatgtggtagtctgcagccctgcctagattggcagaggggggtggagcagagatcgggacggctcggaagagtggggtaattgaccaaatacaattagggagaaaaaaagggggggggatccaaaaaaaagggagatatcccatattaaacaggccctggttatgtGTAGTTATCCTAACGGGGCATTTATCAAAACCAGGAAGACGCCCTAACAGGGCACCAGCCGATTGAAgaaaggagaaggacaacagttgtctatgtgtaaaccagtggtgattccctatgtcagtgtttctcaacccagtcctcaaggaccccctaccctgcagattttcattgtaaccctgcataggtagccctgcttgtacttactcgaccaatcatctcgcagcacttaattatgcaaggtgtgcaacatctgacaaaattcattgctgattggttgaataactacaaacaggtacacctattcagggttgcaaagaaaatatgcaggatagggggtccttgaggacagggttgagaaacactgccctatgtggcaggagtgtcggaaaagttgagatgcatattttccaagcatcgtgtctcagttgctttcaaaccccaaaacacgctgcgccagaaatcgaCCCACCCTAAGGATcgtgtcccccggcacaaacagagcaatatagtgtacgctgttaagtgctgggaggattgccgtgtcttgtacattggggaaagtaaacagactctggccaagacaatggcacaacacaggagagctaacatgtccggccaggactccacagtctacacccatctacaggccagtggccactctttcaaggatgaggatgtgcacatccttgatagggaggaatgctggtttgaatggggagtcaaagaggtgtctatgtgaagagggaacgaccatccctgaactgaaggCTGATCAGTGCACACTATCAAAATATATGTAATGACCACACATTTGCACTGTAGTCTCAGAAAATTGTCGGTTGTCAGTTACAGCCACTGCAATTTACTGTATGTACTTCCTCCAGCCATACACTAAAAGCCTTTCTTTCTTAACTCTTTTCTCAGGTGAAGTATGACTTCTTGTATGACCACTATCACGTGTGCTGTCAGGAGAGCTGGCACTCTCTGACCCACAGACAGGTATACACCACCTTCATCATGGTGGCTCTTTTCCTGCTCCCACTGGCAGCAATGCTATTCCTCTATACACGTATTGGCATCGAGCTATGGATCCACAAGCGGGTGGGTGACTCCTCTGTCCTCAATACCATGAACCACAGGGAGATCAGCAAGATCACAAGGTATGTTTAATCAATGGAGATGTTTCCCAAAAGCATTTGAGGGTGCGCCTCTAACCTCACCATGCACATCTTCCAGAAATATGAGGTGGTCTCTGTTTGTGTGTCCTCATCACAGTGGAACGtacctctctatatatatatatatatatattttacaatACAGAAAGAAAGGTGTCTTAAGTATCATGGAAATACAAAAGAGGATTTGAAGTGCTTAGACCTGAGCCCCATACTGGTGTTTTTGTATTAATCTCAGTTCTTTTGTGCTGTAATAATTTATCACCTCTAAACAAATTTTTTGTTTACTGCAAGGTAATAGTTAATTGCTACTTGAATCAAAGATTGATTTcctgattgattttttttgttaacaGGAAAAAGAAAAGAGCTGTGAAAATGATGATCACAGTTGTGGTACTGTTCACTATCTGCTGGGCACCATTTCACACAGTTCACATGCTTTTTGAGTATAGTAAGTATAATTTCCCATGCCAAAAAGATTACAAAGCTAATACAAGCATATTACCATAAAATTTAAAATGTAAAGCATTCTAGGTTTGCAAAGGAATACTCCCGGTTCTTCAAAATCTTGCAATAACTGATGTTTGAGAGTTATGACTCACCATCTATGTTTGAGAGTTATGACACACCATCTATGTGCCATGTGCAGATGACCTGGAGAACAAATATGACGAAGTGACACTCAACATGATCATTGCCATCGTTCAGGCCATAGGATTCTTCAACAGCTTCAACAACCCCATCGTGTATGCATTCATGAATGAGAACTTCAAGAAGAGCTGCGTCTCCACCCTCTCAAACTGCCTCAGAAAATCCAACCAGCAGGCCAACACTGCATCTGCGCCCAACCTGACTGTGCAATTCATCAAACCCCTCAATAGAGAGGCTTTTCTGGATGCTGGTGAGTGCGTGACCCCAGGGCCTGAAGCCACAGAGAAAGGCACGGGTTCATCGTGCGGAGAGAACTCTGTGGAGCTAACAGGGGACAAGATCTCCACCATTCACACAGAGCTGCCTGCAGGGAGTTCGACCATGACTAACAAAGGTGCATTTCCTGAAGAAAACGTGTGGGCGAGCTGAAAGCAAATCCTGTAGCACCTGAAAAGTTTTAATATCATAGTACTGACCAAGAATGCTTCTAAGAGATAACAGGTATATGTGCCATAGATACTGTTAAAAACAATAAGATGGTGGATTAGTACAGAAGCAACTGGAGAAGGCACACTGAGTTGAATAAACCTTTACAATGACAGAAATTGGAGTGACAAGTAAGCAAGGGCGAAGAAAGATAGGTTTTCCAACTAATAGGTTTAGTTTGATCGCATTCCTGTATATGTTGATGTGGAAAACTGATTTATAGAAGGGTTTAAAAGGATGGGTAGAGTTCATTGATTGTGGGAAAATTCATAGGCTATCTAATATTGGATAAAGTTTGACTGAAAGTTTGGTGAGTGAGTATCTTAGaataaagaagaaagaaagaaagaaagagtagaagaaagaaagaaagaactgtAGAGTGTAGAAGACAATGGGAGAATCTCAGCAACAAGAAACATAATGTAGTCAAAACCACCAAAGGCAAGACCACGTCCGAGACTAAAGCTTATCGAGTCCGGGTCAAGTCCAGGACTTTAAGGTGGCAAATCATACTCAAGACCAATGGAGCcaaaatctaaagactgacaccaAAACAGTGAAAGTTCAATGAAAGATGTCCAATGAAAGAACTATAACTGCAGTCTGCCATTGTAGTAAAAAGCAAAGTTTCACTATGTTGTAATATTCATTCAGGCTTAAATTTTCCTCTGCTAAGGAAGGAATGATTCAGATTCAGATGTTCTAATTATTCAGGAATATAAATGAATAATAGTCAACAGGAGACATAGATTAAATTACACTTTATTGGTCTCCGGGGAAATTTGATAATCATTTCAAGACTTTAAAAAGTACACTGAAGTCTTGCACTTGATTAGTCAAAATATTATCACGAGTTCGCACTGTCTGAGACTGAATCAAATCCGAGTCATACAGTAAAGTCCGAGACAAGATCACTTCCCTCAAAATGCAGACTTGAGATTGAGTCCAAACCTGAGTTACTACAACCCTTAGGAAATATATCACGAGGGAGTGAAAGAGTGCTACATGGAAATATTTCTTCATAATAGGAGCCTTGAGTGTGCAATTTAAGCTTTACATGACTTCATCTTGGAAAACCTAACCCTATTTTGCAAGTTGCGGCGTGTGCATCATGTGTGGTCTGAAAGCCCTATGGAGCTTTTAGATGATTGGTTTAGTGTTCACCAAGTTGTTGCTAGGGGGTACAAGGTGGTTGCTAGGGTCTTACTAGGTGGTTTTTAGGTACAAGGTGGTTGCTAGGGTCTTTGTGGGTGGTTTCTAGGTACAAGGGGGTTGCTAGGGTCTTACTGGGTGGTTTCTAGGTACAAGGTGGTTGCTAGGATCTTTGTAGGTGGTTTCTAGGTACAAGGTGGTTGCTAGGATCTTTGTGGCCAGTTTCTAGGTACAAGGTGGTTGCTAGGATCTTTGTGGGTGGTTTCTAGGTACAAGGTGGTTCCTAGGGTCCTACTGGGTGGTTTCTAGGTACAAGGTGGTTGCTAGGATCTTTGTGGCCAGTTTCTAGGTACAACGTGGTTGCTAGGATCTTACTTGGTAGTTGCTAGA
Proteins encoded in this region:
- the qrfprb gene encoding pyroglutamylated RF-amide peptide receptor, with amino-acid sequence MATSTESGQKITPEVLKEMLRYYNLTRREFIDSYNIEPLVYIPVLPHTAKITFVIMYTIIFVLALVGNSLVVYIVVRKRAVQTATNIFICSLAVSDLLITFFCVPFTLLQNISSEWFGGVLVCKTVPFVQTTAIVTGILTMTCIAIERYQGIVYPLKMRRQYTSRRAYKMLGIVWAASVMVGSPMLFVQQLEVKYDFLYDHYHVCCQESWHSLTHRQVYTTFIMVALFLLPLAAMLFLYTRIGIELWIHKRVGDSSVLNTMNHREISKITRKKKRAVKMMITVVVLFTICWAPFHTVHMLFEYNDLENKYDEVTLNMIIAIVQAIGFFNSFNNPIVYAFMNENFKKSCVSTLSNCLRKSNQQANTASAPNLTVQFIKPLNREAFLDAGECVTPGPEATEKGTGSSCGENSVELTGDKISTIHTELPAGSSTMTNKGAFPEENVWAS